A section of the Macadamia integrifolia cultivar HAES 741 chromosome 9, SCU_Mint_v3, whole genome shotgun sequence genome encodes:
- the LOC122088712 gene encoding thioredoxin-like 1-1, chloroplastic: protein MAQVPTKNRLLLSCPHVCVSASPSRRRSSSALRFSSQNPLFSTHLQSSSSSDTLLFHGQRIVPRFGVRHPRTGYLQQASSAQMSLPIGKAQKWWKKGIQPNMKEITSAQDLVDSLLSAGDKLVIVDFFSPGCGGCRALHPKICQFAEMNPDVQFLQVNNEEHKFMCYSLNVHVIPFFRFYRGAHGRLCSFSCTNATIKKFKDALAKHNTDRCSLGPPKGLDEKELVALASNKDLSLNYKPKPKLPIHALEVRASEKMLATSRR from the exons ATGGCCCAAGTACCAACCAAGAACCGTCTGCTTCTTTCATGTCCCCATGTCTGCGTTTCAGCTTCTCCCAGCAGGAGGAGATCTTCCTCTGCTCTTCGTTTCTCTTCTCAGAACCCCTTATTCTCAACCCACctgcaatcttcttcttcttccgatACCCTCCTCTTCCATGGACAAAGGATCGTCCCTCGATTTGGCGTGAGGCATCCCAGGACAGGATACCTTCAGCAAGCTTCTTCTGCGCAG ATGAGTCTTCCTATTGGGAAAGCTCAGAAATGGTGGAAGAAAGGGATCCAACCCAATATGAAAGAGATCACTAGTGCACAAGATCTTGTGGATTCCTTGTTAAGCGCTGGAGATAAACTGGTTATTGTGGATTTTTTCTCCCCGGGTTGTGGGGGATGTAGAGCTCTCCATCCCAAG ATATGTCAATTTGCGGAGATGAATCCAGATGTACAATTCCTTCAGGTGAACAATGAGGAGCATAAATTCATGTGTTATAGCCTGAACGTCCATGTCATACCTTTCTTTCGGTTTTACAGGGGAGCCCACGGTCGTCTATGCAGCTTCAGTTGCACCAATGCCACT atcaaaaaattcaaagatgCACTCGCCAAACACAACACAGATCGTTGCAGCCTTGGGCCTCCTAAAGGACTGGATGAAAAGGAGCTCGTTGCTTTGGCTTCAAACAAAGACCTGTCATTAAActacaaaccaaaaccaaaattgcCGATTCATGCTCTAGAAGTGAGAGCATCAGAAAAAATGTTGGCCACTTCTCGGAGATGA